TAAGATCATATATATATGATGTGTATCCTTCAAACAGCATTGCAGATCCATCCTTTGAAGTAAAGCTCACAGATCCAGATGGCAAGGAGGGCAAAGCTGTGCAGAAAGCTGTGCAATATGCAGGTTCAGTCACAATGGGAAATGTTCCCTATCCGGTATTCAAGGTATCCGGGAATAATTCAGAATATCAGGAATACTCAAAGAGCTATGTGGAAACATATACATTAAAGGCATCTGCAGGCCAATGGACACTGTCAGTAATGCCACATAACACGGAGAACTTTGAGTACTCCATAAGTGCCGAACCTTCCCAATGAAACGAGGTGAAGTTGCCAGCCTGACGGGAACTAGAGGGGAAGCTGGCACCTCACACCTTTTTTACTTCTATTGATATGGATGTTATCAATTAACAATAGGCCAGAGGGTTTTTGATCTATATTAAAACCGACCAGAAAGCTTCCAGGCACTTATTTTTGATCTCCTGCTATCTTTAGCTGCATTACGGCATCAGAAATACCCCATAGATCATCACATCATGGAAGTATTACGTTTAAAATATTAGCACTTCATTTTTATTCTATTAATTACATTAAATTAACTTGTGGACATTCCAGTCCATTTCCAAATCCGGAAGGTCAAGTCAGATGAATATAAATACTTTGGTAGATCCCCAGAAGAAGTGTGCGCCAAAGCCCAAAAGTCTTGGGCCTGTATCCAGTCTTGAAGAACATGTGAACCCTGACTGGTGGAAGAAGATATTCAATTCCCTCTATCTGAAGACAGATGCTGATGTAGTAGGTGATTCCGAGATAACCAGGGAAGAGATCGATATGTTCCTATCCGTTCTGAACCTTGCGCAGGAGAGTAAGATCCTGGACCTGTGTTGCGGACAGGGACGCCACTCCATGGAAGTATCAAGAAGAGGGTTCAAGAACGTGGAAGGACTGGACAGATCTCATTACCTTATTCAGAAAGCAAAAAGCGTTGCTAAAAGAGAAGGCCTGAATGTTCGTTTCAGGGAAGGGGATGCACGTAAAACACCCTATTCGACTGATAATTTTGATGCTGTGTTCCTGCTGGGGAACAGTTTTGGTTACTTTGAGACATCCGAAGAGGATCTGAGGGTGCTGAATGAAGTAAAAAGAGTGCTTAAACCCTGGGGAAAAGTCCTGCTGGACGTGACTGATGGCTCTTACCTGAAATCAAATTATCAGCCCAGGTCCTGGGAATGGATTGATAAGCACAACTTCGTGTGCAGGGAACGTTCTCTATCTCTCGATGATCAGAAACTGATCTCCAGGGAGGTAATAGTCAATGATGAACAGGGTGTCATTGCCGATCAGTTCTATGCTGAAAGGCTGTACACACAAGAGTCACTTCAGGAGCTCCTCAAAAAGGCTGGTTTCAGTGATGTTGAGGTCGTAAACTCCATTGGATCTAACAGTAAGAGGAACCAGGACCTTGGCATGATGGAGAAGCGCATAATAATCACTGCTAACCTGCGCAAGGAATGGACAGAACCTAAAAAGAAGGTCCATGCAATACAAAAGGATGTAGTGGTAGTATTCGGTGATCCGTCCAAGAGAGATTCTCTGAAGCCATGCGGTGTTTTTGATGATGATGATCTGTATACCATTGACCAATTAAAAGGTGCTCTTAAGGAAAGAGGAGAATATTCTTTCAAGTTCCTGGATAACCATGACACCCTGATACAGGATCTGCAACGCCTTAAGGGAAAAGTGGATTTCATTTTCAACCTTTGTGATGAAGGTTATTCTAACGATCCACTGAAAGAACTGCATGTGCCGGCTTTGCTTGAGATTCTGGGTATACCTTATACCGGATCAGGTCCTCAATGTCTTGCTTTCTGTTATGATAAAGCTCTGGTAAGGGGTATTGCTAAGGATCTTGGCGTGCCTGTTTCCGAAGGTATAGTCATTAAGGCGGAGGATGTTCTGTTCGAAGTGCCTATGCAGTTCCCTGTAATAGTCAAACCCAACTTCGGGGATTCAAGTTTCGGACTCAATCAGCACAGTGTATGCCATAACCGTGATGAGGTTGTAAGGGCTATCTATGACATAAGAGAGGGTCTGGGCTATGATAAGCCCATCCTTGTTGAAGAGTTCCTCACAGGAAAGGATCTGAGCATAGGCATCATAGGAAATCCTCCGGAGAACTATACGGTTTTACCCATTATAGAGGAGGACTATTCTGAACTTCCTTCCGAATTACCCAGGATGTGCGGTTATGAGGCAAAATGGATCCCTGATTCCCCATACTGGAAGATCCATTCCATTGCAGCTGAAATTCCAAAGGATGTTGAAGAGTTCATACTGGAATGCAGCTTAAAGATGATAACAAGGCTCGAGTGCAGGGATTACACGCGTCTGGACTGGCGTATGGATGCAGCCGGCAACCCAAAGCTACTGGAAGTAAATCCCAATCCCGGATGGTGCTGGGACGGACACCTGGCTAAAATGGCGGCCTTGGCAGGCATCTCCTATCCGGAAATGATCGCCAGCATCCTCAAAAGCACAGATGAGAGGATAACCGGGGCAGAACCGGTCAAGAGTTCGGGACCAGTTCCTGAATTTAAATTTGAGCTCTGTTAGAAGCAGCGTAGGGAGTGAATTTTAGTATTGGCCCATGTCTTGATGATGTGGGCTTTGATTCTATTTTTGGTGATGTGCAGCATTCTATACATCAGATACTATTTCAGAATTATGATTCAGTGTATCGATTCCTAATTCTATGATAAGAACGGAACCCGAATATTCTGTAGACATTGACACGAAAGATGCTTATTAATTGCACAAATTGTACATAGAACAATTCCATCATTAAAAACAATTGAATCACTGCCTTAATCGTAATTGTAATTTTAATATAAATTTTTGTAGAAAGTGTTTCGATGTCAAAATACTATAGGATATCCTCCCTTACCATGTAACCAACGACAGATTCTTTCTCAATTAAAAAATTTAATACAACTAAAAGTTCTTGTTTCAATTTTACAGTTTTTCTTATATCTTCCCGATTCTTATAACTGTACTTCTTCACAATATTTTCTATATAATAAATGGTATTTGTCTCTAACTTCTCATTCCATAAATTCTGATTAGTAGTCAATATTTCAGAAATCCAAGATATGCCATTGTTAAGATAGTTACTTCCTATACCATTTAACAATTTTGAAATTGAATAAAGGGTAGAAGTACAAGGCCCTATCTTTTTTATTATATTTGCAAAGAATCGTCTATTAGCATCTGTTAGTGTTTGCCAATCTGTGTCTTTTTCGTTCCAGTAGGTTTGAGCGAAAAGATAACTTTGCACAATACTTTTTACATCCTTTTGTTTATCACCATCTTTACATAAATCAACTACTTTCTCATAAAACATATCCCATACTTTCCAGAAATTATTGTAGCTATTCAACCTATATTCTGCTACTATGAATTCTTCAAATAAGTCAGCTATAGCTTCTGAACTGCTGAAATTATCAATAAATGGCCTTAGATAAGTAGGAATATCTTGTTCAGAGGAACTCAACGTAAAATATGCTAGTTTTTTTAAAAAGGAGTGCCCAGTGTTATAATCAACTATTTTCTTGGTTCTGTTAGATAATAGTTCTTTTGCAAAAGTGGAAATAATAGACTGAGCAATTATTTTATGCTCGTTATTGTCGGTATTTAATGGGATTATCTTAAAAGCTGTTTTTAATATACGTGGATCTAATTGCTCGATATTTTTTAAATCATCAAATGATATCTTGTTCTCGATGACTTTTTTTATATCTTCTTCATTCTCTGTTAAGAACTTTTGATTCACTTCCGTATATAAGTCATGTGTATTTCTTACATATTTTCCATATCGAAGATCTTTTTTTAATGCTTCATATCTCGGTTTTAGGAGTAAATATCCGAAAAGTAAAGATTGAGCCTCTTTGAAATTTACTGACCATATACTATCGATTCCTATAATAGCGAATTCATTGAATTCTGTTCCTGCCATGCCAAAAGTTTCGTCTTTAAACATGGTTAATATCAAAATTATTTTTATTTTTATTTTATCTTCTGGAAATTTTTGAAGCAATAGAGGAAGAACAGAAAGTGTTGACTGTGTTCCATCTGATACTTGATATTTGTAATTTGGCTGTAAAGAATGACAAGCAACATTTAGAACGACCTCTTTACAAAAAATTCTATCATCTGCACTGATATCTCCAAAGTACTCTCTTAATAAAATAGAGCAAACCTCTGCAGGGATGGAATAATTAAAAAGATAGAACGTATCTTCAGGGGCTTGCTCTAAAGTATAAACTATTTCTTTAACTTCTTTCAATGCAAGCTGAGGATTATTTTCATATTGTGTATATTGTTGATGTCTTTGATCATTTTGTATTTTATATTTAGCCCATAATTTTAATCTGCCGTATTTCATTGGTTCCAAGTCATTTTCTACTGATCTGTCTATGTATTTTCTTAGTTCAGAATCGATCTCAGGGTTTAAATGAATAACAAAACCATCTTCTTTTTCTTCGATTGTAGGTTTAATTTTTCTTTTGTCCATCCTTGCTAGAAAGAGTCGCCATGTTTTATCATCTTCAGTTTCATCTTGCTTGTTTGGTAGTTTTTGATGATATTCGTCAAGAATATTCCATATAATTCTTTGTTTTCTATCTGCCTCATTTTCGCTAATATCTTTGCTCCTAAAAAGCTGATAGTTTAAAATTATATTCTCTATGGATAGCTTTCGGTGTTTATCATCACAAGCTTCTCTCCTCTCGTCTGCATATATTTCTTTTTTGTAGTCTATCCTAAATCCAGCTAAACCCAAAAGGGTATTATTATTGTATTGTTCAGAGAATAATCTTTGGGTGTCATAGAATAGTAATTGCTTAGTTTGGAATAGCGCCATTGCAACATTAAAAGTTTTATCGGGATATGCTAAAACAATGCTAGTTACTACTGCTGTAATAGAAGCTGATTTCGAGTTTTTTAGCAAAAACAATAGCAGCCTTTCTAAAGTCTGTTGATCTGTATATTTCCCAAAATCTAAGAGAAATTTCTCTAAAGCCATATGGATTGATTCAAGTAGATAAGTAGATCCTTTTGTACCTCTATAAGTGTTCCAAAGTCTATCATTAATGTATTGCTTATAAGTGCGATCATCAATTGTGACTTCTACTTCTTCAATTTTGTCTTCATATTTTGCAAAGTCCGACTTTGCATAACAGTCAACTACTTTGTTAGTAAATTTGATTATAAAAAGGATTGTTTTCTCGGGAGAACGTTTAAGTAACCAATAAATAGGTGTTTGAAATGCACTTGATGGATAGTAATTTTGATGATTTTCTTCTATACAAAAATACTTTTCAATTTCCATTATTGAATACGACTCAAATTTTTCTTTTTCAGGGATTTGGAACCAAAATAAATCTGCAAGTTTTAATATGCAATCGGGAAGTGTCTTAATAACTTCAATGTTTTCCATGCATTTAATCAAAATAGTATTTACCATATCATAATATGGATCTCCGTATCTTTTCCATTTATTATTTAATATGTTTTCAAAGATCTGATTTAATTCATATTTGATTTCGGATGCACCAGATAAAATAGTTTTGCAAAGATTTTCTTTGACATCACCATGAGAATAGTAGCTATCTTTTTGAACTAGCCATTGATAATACTTTAAAGCTATTAGACTAGATAATTTTGTGGTTTTTCCGTGCTTGAATTTGCCATTCCAATCGTATATTATGGGTAATAAAAAAGAAGTATTTTCCACTCCTATCTGATTCAAAAATTTATACGTAAATTCTATAAGACTATTCCACCCCTCACCCTTGGGTTTGGAAAATATATATTCTATTGGATACAAATTTAATTTTTTAATTCCTAATTGTGTAATGAATTCGTAATCAACTTCTTTGCAGGCAATTTTTAGTAAAAATGATATTCTTTTCAGTAGTTCTTGGTTATTCTCTAGCAATTTCTCTTCAAACAATTCAAAGAAAGTATCTGAATAATCAGAAAGTAAAATCGATATTAAAATCTCATCTTTCCAATATAATTGAATCTTTTCATCATCGATTGCTTCTTCAATGAATTGTTGAATTGATTCATCTTTTAATAATAACTTTTCTGAGACCCAATTTCTAAAACTTCTACGAATCGGAAGCTCTTCTCCAATTCGTTCAAAAAAATCTAAATTATTAGACCTTTTTAAATATGCATTTTGAATTATTCTCTCTAATGCCCATTCTTCATAAATATCTTGAGTAATGAAGTAACCTGCTGTATTATATTCTAATATTCCATCATGGTATAATTCTTCCAAAATATATGGATCACAATTTGGGGTCACAAAGAATTGAGATTCTTTAACTCTTTGCAAAGCAATATGTAAAAAGCATTGTTCCCTTGTTGACTTTGATTTTTTAATTTCTTTATTCCACAAATTGTTTCTAAAATTCAAATAACCAAGGTTTTCTTTTGTATAGTACTTTAGGTATTCTTTCAAATAGAACGAATTTTTGATAAGTTCTATTACTTTTTTATCCTCTGGAAGTATGAACCCATGCTTCTGGGATAGTTCAATTAATTTGCCTTCATCTAGAGTTTGTAGATCTATATTGTAAGGTATAATCTTATAAATTTCAATAAATTGGTAATTGAGATCTTCTAAATAGTTAGTTCTTGTAGTAAAAATAATCTTCCAATTGTTTTTTATCATGGCAGATAGACACTCTTTAAAAGGATCTGTATTTTGTAGATCCAATAATCTTTCTGCCGAATCAATGACAATAATCTTATTTTCTTCCTCTCTATGAGCTTCTATAAAATCTTGTAAATTAAAATTTGAAAATAGAACCTTTATGTTGCCTACGTTAAACTCATTAGACTTAAAAATATAGAATGGAATCTTCTTTTCTAATTCTTGGTAATATTTTTTAATGACAGCAGTTTTTCCTACTCCTCCAACTCCACTTAAGATTATTATCTGTCTTTCACTAATGTTATTTTTAATCTTTTGTAAAATGTTACTTCTGTCAATTTCTATTTTTTCAGTATCGAACTCTATATATGTTTGAATTTGAGATAGCAATGACTCTGTACTTTTTTCTTTTTCTTTTAAAAGGGTAATAATACTTCCATCTAACAAAAAGAAGTGAGATGCTATATTTTCATTGGTAGTTGTTACAAAAGGGGATTCAAAAAAGCTTGCTGTTCTCCAATCGATTTCAATACTTAAATCATTGGCTCTTTGTTCTATAGTTTTTTTTGTTTTTGGAGCATCTTGCCCTGTTCCTTTAGTCCAGTCCAGATTTGTATAAACAATAATTTTAGTAATATCGGGGTAATCTCTTTTGCTTTTGTTTAACATTTCAGTGAAATCATCGAGATGATCTTTCAAAGGAGTCTCATAAAATTTTGCTTGCCAACCGATTACCTCCCCTTCTTTATTAATAGGGTTTGTCTCAATCCCAGATTGGTTTTTGTATCGAAAAATGCCCGGAGTCTTGTCGTATTCTTGACAAAAAAGAGAATAGCATAACCACTCAAAATTTCTGTGAGGATTGTCACTAAACTTTGCTTTAAATATATTCCAATCTGGTTTAATCATGTATTTGAATTCATTCCAACATCTTATAAATAAATCGTTTTCATAGGTTCATAGTGAAAAAGTTCTAAATCGCTTTCAGAATGTAGAAATATGGCATAATATACAGATTTTTATTTAATCGGGTGATAAAGGAATCAATATGGTAAAAATAATTACTGTGTATCTAAAAGCCATGCACACAGCTTACAGATTCTGATTTCTTCTTGCTATAAGACGTTAATACATAGCTCCAATTATTATATTTGTATTTTAATCCCTCGGTGCTTCATCGTCTATAGATTTTCAATTCTTTCAACTTAGCATTCTTTGTGTCTATAATCCTCTATTTTCGGATCAGTTCTCAGAATAGAGAGGGTCTATTATCTCGCCTACCTAACCATTCTTACACGAAAAATGTATGTATCTCTCCGAGCATGTAATAACCAGATACGATGAGAGAATTTATAGAACAGCTAAGAAGCAATGGCAAGATCACGGATATCAGGCAGAGTGTTTCAAGGGAGTTCGAAGCACCCAGGATAGCGAAAAAGACACCTGGACCTGTGTTTTTCCATGATATCGAGGGAAAGAAAGCGATCATGAACCTGCTGGGTACGCGGGATGAGCTTGCAGTCATGCTCGGAGTGCCCCGGGATATGATCATTCAGAAACTTTCTGAAGTCCAGCCGAACGGGGAGGTAGTAATAGTTTCGGGGTCTCCTACAATGGAAGTTGTGGATGAGGAGGTTGACCTGTACAGCCTCCCCATTATGAAACATTTTGCAAAGGACGGAGGTCTTTACATCACTGCCGGTATCGTGGTCAGTGAGTACGAAGGCTCCATGAATGCATCCATACACCGCCTGATGGTGCTTGATAAGGATAAGCTGGCTGCAAGGCTTGTGCCTCCGAGGCATACCTATGTATTGCACAAAAAGGCTGCTTCAAAGGTAGACAAACTGCCGATAGCAATTGTCATAGGTGCCGATCCGGTAATAACGTTCGCCTCAACCACCCGTGTGCCCGTAGGAACAGAATTCCACTATGCAGCAGCTCTTAGAGGTGCTCCGGTGGAATTGTTCGCATGCAGCAATGGCGTGAAAGTTCCTCACGCTGAGATCGTACTGGAAGGTTACATCGACCCTGTGGAACGTGTGTCAGAAGGACCATTTGTTGATATCACCGGCACTTATGACGAGATACGTCCTGAACCTGTTATACACATTACAAAGATCATACACAGGAAAGATCCCATTTATCACGGCATCCTTCCGGCGGGACCGGAACACCTGCTTATGATGGGTGTGCCATACGAACCTAAAATATACAGAGCTGTGAGCGAGGTGACCACAGCGAAGAACGTGGTGCTCACAGAAGGCGGATGCTGTTATCTGCATGCAGTGGTGCAGATCGAAAAGCAGACCGAAGGTGATGGAAAGAACGCTATCATAGCAGCCTTTGCAAGCCACACAAGCCTTAAGCATGTGGTGGTAGTGGACGAGGACATCGATATCTTCGACCCGAAGGACGTGGAGTTCGCCATTGCGACCCGCGTAAAGGGCGACATGGATGTCATGATCATTACCAATGTCCGGGGAAGTTCCCTGGACCCGCGGGGCGCACCTGACGGCACAACTACAAAAATAGGTATAGATGCCACTAAAGTCCTGAAACAGGTGGAGATATTTGAAAGGGCGAAGATGCCCGAGTAGGTGGACCATGTATCTTACAACAGAAGAACAGGCAATGCTCGATGGCGAAGAAGGCGAAACACTTCGGAAGGCCATTGAGATACTGGTTTCCCTGGGCGATATTTACGGTGCTGACAGGCTAATTCCTGTCAAGAGCGCACAGATTGCCGGTGTTTCCTACAAGACCATAGGCGATGCAGGCCTGGAATGGATATCTGATCTGCATGGCAAAGTAAGGATCCCCTCCATACTCAATCCTGCGGGCATGGACCTGCAGGACTGGGAAAAAATGCGGATAGATCCGGAATTTGCACATAAACAACAGCTTATTATTGAAGCTTACGAAAAACTGGGTATCAGCTCCAAATGCACGTGTACTCCCTATTATCTGGAAGGATTCAATGCCATCTGCGCAGATCACCTTGCATGGAGCGAGTCATCCGCAGTCTCCTATGCAAATTCCGTCATCGGGGCAAGGACTAACCGTGAAGGTGGTCCATCAGCTCTCTCGGCAGCCCTTGTGGGCAAGACTGCCAACTATGGATACCATCTCGATGAGATGCGCAAACCCACAGTATCGGTTACAGTGGATTATGAACTGAAGGGCTCTGATTACGGTGCCCTTGGGTATATCGTAGGGAATATAGTGGGCAGCAGAGTGCCTTTGTTCATCCTGAAAGGCAAGCCTGACAATGAAGAGCTGAAGTCGCTGGGTGCTGCCATGGCCGCTTCCGGAGCTGTTGCCCTGTATCATGTGGAAGGCGTTACCCCTGAAGCAAGGAAGAACAAATTTGCAAGGCCCGATGAGAACATAGTCATCGAGGAAAGTCAGATAAGGGAAATATACGACAAGACAAAACCCGACATCAATGACCTGGATATCATAACAATAGGCTGTCCGCATTGTTCCCCGGCCGAACTTTCTCTGATAGCAGGATTGCTTGAAGGCACGACCGTTAGTAAGGAAGTGTGGATCTGCACTTCCAGGGAAGTTGCAAACAAGTATGCTGGAATTGTAAAGTCCATTGAGAAAAGCGGGGCAAAAGTGATCTGCGATACATGTATGGTCGTATCACCGGCAACTGAAAAATATAAGGCGATGATGGTGAATTCCGGCAAAGCCCTGGCATACGTACCCGGTATGTGTGGGGTTCCCACCCTCTTTGGTGATATCTATAAATGTATCAGGGAGGCGGTGAAGGAATGAAGGTCAAGTGCCGGACCATTTCCAGAGGCTGTGCAGAGGGGGAAGTGCTGATTACGAGTGATACCATCTCGTTTTTGGGTAACATAGATCCTAAGACCGGGAAAGTGGTGGATGGCAACCATGAACTTTTCGGGCAGTCGATCAAGGACAAGGTCTTGGTCTTCCCTCATGGGAAGGGCTCGACTGTGGGTTCATATGTAATATACCAGCTCTTCAAGAACGGCGTTGCCCCTGCAGCCATGATCAACCTGGAATCTGAGCCTATAGTTGCTGTAGGTGCTATTATTTCTGCCATACCGCTGGTTGACAGACTGGAGAAGGATCCAGGTTCCATCCTCAAGAATGGCATGTCCATAAAAGTAAATAGTAGTGAAGGGTATGTCGAAGTACCTGAAGGATAATGACCCTGAAAATGCAAAAAGTTACTGAAAAAGTGGGGTACTAATGGAAATTTGTCTGAGGTGGAAAAGAAAGAACGCTTTCAGCCTTGCTGCGCTTGCACCATTGCTGCCCAGTATACGCAGAGTTAAAACACCCACTGACGGTATAATGATCTATAGTCTGGTGACCAGGCAGGCAGCAAGCGTTTTCAGGGAAGTGCAGAATGCAACCACCAATTCAATTTTCATAGCTGGTGGCCCTCATCCATCTGGAGATCCTGAAGGCACTTTGCGATACTTTGATTATGTGGTGATAGGTGAAGGTGAAGCAACACTTCCAGAGCTTGTACAAACGTTGCTGCAAGGTGGAGATGTGAGCACTGTCAAAGGTATCGCCTACAGGGATACCGATGGAAAAATAATCTTCACTCCAAAAAGGGAGCCTATAGAACTGGATGATTTCCCCTGTTTCGATCCGCATCTTATCAAAGCTCCCATAGAGATCAGCCGGGGATGTCCCTGGAAGTGTAAATACTGCCAGATCCCACAGATGTTCGGCAGTAAAGTAAGGCACCGCAGTATAGATTCCATAGTGAAGTATGCTCAGCACTATAAGGACCTGAGGTTCGTTTCATCTAATTCGTTCGCCTATGGAGGCGATGGTATACATCCGAGGTTCGATAAGGTGGAAAAACTACTGGAAGCGTTGCATGCGATCGGGAACAAGGACATTTATTTTGGTACTTTTCCTTCGGAAGTGAGACCAGAGTTCGTGACAGACGAATCTCTGGAAATGGTGAACAAGTATTGTACCAATGACAGGATCAGTCTTGGTGCACAGTCCGGCAGTGAATGTGTTCTTAGAGAGATCCGCAGGGGTCACAGTGTAAGGGAAGTAGAAATAGCCGTTGAACGTTGTTTTGAACATGGGATCACACCTACTGTTGACTTTATCCTGGGTTTCCCTGATGAAACCGAAGAAGAGCAGGAGATGAGCCTTGAACTTATAAAGTGGATATGCATCAAAGGCGGTGAAGTGCGGGCACATTATCTTGAACCTTTGCCTGGAACACCTTATGCTCGTGTGTCTCCAAGCAAGGTAAGCGAAAAGGTTAACAGTGAACTTGGCAAGCTTGCTCTGAACGGCAAGATAACGGGTTCATGGGAGTGAATGTTCTGTGATGATCTGGGTATTGTAGCTTTCAAAGCAGGTGCTCTTCGAATTTCCCATTACAAAATACCATGACCCTCACTTTTTGACCTTTACTCAGCTTGCGCATCATGCGGTCATAGATGCTCTGGACATGTTTCAGGTGGTTTTTTTTAAAATGTGCACTGACCGTTTCCAGAAACCATATATGATGCTTAAGGTATGCTGTTTCGTATTCTTTTGTCAGGGACGCTATACTGGCGCATTCTTCATCGGTTATCTCTGAATGATAGCATCCATGTTCGTTCAGACCGCTGATCTGTCTCCAGTCCATTTTCCCGGACTCATCTGCTTCACGGTGCAGCATGTACGGATAAAGCCTGCAGATCAAGGGCCTGTCTTCGTAGATCCGACATCTTCCTCCTTCAAGGAACATGCATGACCCATCTTCTTTGGTACGCAGCGCGTAGCCGGAAACATAGAAAGCCCCGTTGTTATCGCAAAATTCAAAATATGGCGCAGGTTTCAAGGTATCAGATGCTATTTCCCTGATACGGCGTACTTCCGGATCAAGCAGGAAAATATGATCGTTGAACTCATGAGTACAGCATTTTGCGCACATATCACACTCAAAGCCTACCTCTTTGATGATCTCGCAGAGCTTTTCCACTGGGTATTCCTCCAGATCATGGAGCTCTATTTTTATGTCAAGTATCTGTTCTTCTATAGATGGTCTGGCTACAATGACCAACTCCATTGATGATGACCAACATTTGACCGGTACGTTATTAAGTCTATCTTCAATGTATTCTGAAGGCTTTCCGCAGCAAGGTCAAAAAAGAGCAATGTTCCCGTAAAGTTTAATTATGAGCATCGCCTCTAATGCTAAACTTACTTATGATTACATTATCGATATTCAAATATTACATGAGGATTCATAATGGGTAAAACAGGCAGCATAGTATGGGCAAAGGTCAAAGGAAGAAAAGGTAGGACCATAAAGGTAAAGAAAGCAGAGGAAGCTAAGGCACACCCCGGCCCTGCACAGAGGTATATGGCATCGGGTGCAAAGAGAAGATTCATAAGGCGCTCTCCGAAATCTATAGTCAAGTAAAGATTATTCTTTTTTCAATGGCAGAGTATTCATAGTGTTTTCGATATCACTCTGCGATTTTTCACTTTTTGTCTTTAAGTGGGTTTGACCAAACTCATGCGTAAAGGATATATAGAACTACAATCATTAAA
This DNA window, taken from Methanomethylovorans hollandica DSM 15978, encodes the following:
- a CDS encoding aconitase X, translating into MYLTTEEQAMLDGEEGETLRKAIEILVSLGDIYGADRLIPVKSAQIAGVSYKTIGDAGLEWISDLHGKVRIPSILNPAGMDLQDWEKMRIDPEFAHKQQLIIEAYEKLGISSKCTCTPYYLEGFNAICADHLAWSESSAVSYANSVIGARTNREGGPSALSAALVGKTANYGYHLDEMRKPTVSVTVDYELKGSDYGALGYIVGNIVGSRVPLFILKGKPDNEELKSLGAAMAASGAVALYHVEGVTPEARKNKFARPDENIVIEESQIREIYDKTKPDINDLDIITIGCPHCSPAELSLIAGLLEGTTVSKEVWICTSREVANKYAGIVKSIEKSGAKVICDTCMVVSPATEKYKAMMVNSGKALAYVPGMCGVPTLFGDIYKCIREAVKE
- a CDS encoding DUF126 domain-containing protein; this encodes MKVKCRTISRGCAEGEVLITSDTISFLGNIDPKTGKVVDGNHELFGQSIKDKVLVFPHGKGSTVGSYVIYQLFKNGVAPAAMINLESEPIVAVGAIISAIPLVDRLEKDPGSILKNGMSIKVNSSEGYVEVPEG
- a CDS encoding TIGR04013 family B12-binding domain/radical SAM domain-containing protein, whose protein sequence is MEICLRWKRKNAFSLAALAPLLPSIRRVKTPTDGIMIYSLVTRQAASVFREVQNATTNSIFIAGGPHPSGDPEGTLRYFDYVVIGEGEATLPELVQTLLQGGDVSTVKGIAYRDTDGKIIFTPKREPIELDDFPCFDPHLIKAPIEISRGCPWKCKYCQIPQMFGSKVRHRSIDSIVKYAQHYKDLRFVSSNSFAYGGDGIHPRFDKVEKLLEALHAIGNKDIYFGTFPSEVRPEFVTDESLEMVNKYCTNDRISLGAQSGSECVLREIRRGHSVREVEIAVERCFEHGITPTVDFILGFPDETEEEQEMSLELIKWICIKGGEVRAHYLEPLPGTPYARVSPSKVSEKVNSELGKLALNGKITGSWE
- a CDS encoding YkgJ family cysteine cluster protein, with amino-acid sequence MELVIVARPSIEEQILDIKIELHDLEEYPVEKLCEIIKEVGFECDMCAKCCTHEFNDHIFLLDPEVRRIREIASDTLKPAPYFEFCDNNGAFYVSGYALRTKEDGSCMFLEGGRCRIYEDRPLICRLYPYMLHREADESGKMDWRQISGLNEHGCYHSEITDEECASIASLTKEYETAYLKHHIWFLETVSAHFKKNHLKHVQSIYDRMMRKLSKGQKVRVMVFCNGKFEEHLL
- a CDS encoding DUF5350 domain-containing protein, translated to MGKTGSIVWAKVKGRKGRTIKVKKAEEAKAHPGPAQRYMASGAKRRFIRRSPKSIVK